The Staphylococcus carnosus genome has a segment encoding these proteins:
- a CDS encoding phosphatase PAP2 family protein, whose amino-acid sequence MSRIKRISLILVFTLIFSVIAAFHQSRIGNWIDTEVYDLIYASYSVITTSIFMGATWVGEVFSMICLSLCVVSYLLLRKMKIDALFFAIVMAVSSISNPIMKNTFDRERPSKLRLVEIGGYSFPSGHAMGSTSFFGSIIFIASRYLHGTPRVMMTAFCIFMIAMICLSRIYLGVHYPTDIMGGITAGLICILTVSVFFKGKLKPIRF is encoded by the coding sequence TTGAGCCGAATTAAAAGAATTTCATTAATTTTGGTATTCACTTTAATATTCAGTGTCATTGCTGCTTTCCATCAAAGTAGAATCGGCAACTGGATTGATACCGAAGTCTATGATTTAATTTATGCATCATATAGCGTAATCACAACAAGTATTTTTATGGGAGCAACTTGGGTTGGAGAAGTATTTTCAATGATTTGTCTTTCACTATGTGTTGTCAGTTATTTGTTATTACGTAAAATGAAAATCGATGCATTATTCTTTGCAATTGTGATGGCAGTTTCTAGTATTTCAAATCCAATTATGAAAAATACTTTTGATCGTGAACGCCCATCAAAATTACGCTTAGTTGAAATCGGCGGATATAGTTTCCCAAGCGGTCATGCAATGGGCTCTACTTCGTTTTTCGGAAGTATTATCTTTATTGCATCTCGCTATTTGCATGGAACTCCAAGAGTCATGATGACAGCGTTTTGTATTTTCATGATTGCAATGATTTGTTTATCCCGTATCTATTTAGGTGTACATTATCCAACTGATATTATGGGCGGAATTACTGCTGGACTAATCTGTATCTTGACAGTTTCTGTGTTTTTCAAAGGTAAATTAAAACCTATCCGTTTTTAA
- a CDS encoding response regulator transcription factor, with amino-acid sequence MTKILIVEDEQNLARFIELELIHENYEVDIENDGAEGLKTALSKEYDLYLLDLMLPHMDGLEICRKIREVKSTPIIIITAKGDTYDKVAGLDYGADDYIVKPFDIEELLARIRATLRRQPAKDTITIKGIEIDKAAFRVTIDGQELELTKTEYDLLQLLTENLNHVMQREQILNHVWGYDSEVETNVVDVYIRYLRNKLKPFNKEKVIETVRGVGYVIRQ; translated from the coding sequence ATGACAAAAATTTTAATCGTAGAAGATGAACAAAATCTTGCACGTTTTATAGAATTAGAATTGATACATGAAAATTATGAAGTCGATATTGAAAATGATGGAGCAGAAGGATTAAAGACCGCACTTTCTAAAGAGTATGATTTATATTTATTAGATTTAATGCTTCCTCATATGGATGGTTTAGAAATTTGCCGAAAAATTCGTGAAGTTAAATCAACACCTATTATCATTATTACTGCTAAAGGTGATACATATGATAAAGTGGCTGGTTTAGACTACGGTGCTGATGATTATATTGTAAAGCCGTTCGATATTGAAGAATTATTGGCAAGAATTCGTGCTACACTGAGAAGACAGCCTGCCAAAGATACAATTACAATCAAAGGTATTGAGATTGATAAAGCGGCTTTTCGCGTTACAATCGACGGACAAGAACTTGAACTGACAAAAACTGAATATGATTTATTACAATTGCTAACAGAAAACCTTAATCATGTTATGCAGCGAGAACAAATATTAAATCATGTGTGGGGTTATGATAGCGAGGTCGAAACAAATGTTGTCGATGTGTATATTCGATACTTGCGTAATAAATTAAAACCTTTTAATAAAGAGAAAGTAATTGAAACTGTTCGCGGTGTTGGATATGTGATAAGACAATGA
- a CDS encoding HAMP domain-containing histidine kinase, which yields MKQRKLKTQWMLVTTSITFLIIFIFSLVIIYFLSITLRDNEINDAEKSADNVSSLLATKSLENVTPLDLNASLGNFQKVMLFDEEGKKIADTSTMSEYINDTKQIKPSKYHSVYVVHLKNANFLIVSHPIDTDKFQGYSVIIHSLASYDSVMHSLVILSVLFGVIAIIVTSTISYIFSAQIAKPIVIMANKMRKIRRDGFQEKLELPTNYEETNDLIDTFNDMMLQIEELFNQQTQFVEDASHELRTPLQIIQGHLNLIKRWGKKDPEILEESLNITIEEMNRITKLVEELLMLTKESTYKDAKDVEPVNVNNEINSRIKSLKQLHPDYTFTFNPSNKPIILDINRYQLEQVLLIFLDNAIKYDIRDKKIDISTTLKNRQATIEITDHGSGIPKDELDFIFDRFYRVDKSRSRKQGGNGLGLSIASKIVSLYNGSIQVKSEVNSYTTFSITFNI from the coding sequence ATGAAACAACGTAAATTAAAAACACAATGGATGCTTGTCACAACGAGTATTACTTTTCTTATTATATTTATCTTTAGTCTTGTCATCATTTATTTTTTAAGTATTACGTTACGAGATAATGAAATTAATGATGCAGAAAAAAGCGCTGATAATGTATCTTCTTTATTAGCAACAAAATCATTGGAAAATGTTACGCCGCTTGATTTAAATGCTTCATTAGGAAACTTCCAAAAAGTGATGTTATTTGATGAAGAAGGTAAAAAAATAGCCGATACTTCAACGATGAGTGAATATATAAATGATACAAAACAAATAAAACCCTCAAAGTATCATAGTGTTTATGTAGTTCATTTAAAAAACGCTAATTTTTTAATTGTTTCACATCCGATAGATACTGATAAATTCCAAGGATATTCTGTAATTATTCATTCTCTTGCAAGTTATGATAGCGTTATGCATTCACTTGTTATATTATCAGTACTATTTGGTGTTATAGCAATTATTGTGACATCAACAATCAGCTATATATTTTCAGCACAGATTGCTAAGCCGATTGTTATAATGGCCAATAAAATGCGGAAAATCAGAAGAGATGGTTTCCAAGAGAAATTAGAATTACCTACTAATTATGAAGAAACTAATGATTTGATTGATACATTTAATGATATGATGTTACAAATCGAAGAACTCTTTAATCAGCAAACACAATTTGTAGAAGATGCATCTCATGAGTTGCGAACACCTTTACAAATTATACAAGGTCATTTAAATCTAATAAAACGATGGGGTAAAAAAGACCCTGAAATTTTAGAAGAATCCTTAAATATAACGATTGAAGAAATGAATCGTATTACCAAGCTTGTAGAAGAACTATTAATGCTGACTAAAGAATCTACTTATAAAGATGCTAAAGATGTAGAACCAGTCAATGTAAATAATGAAATAAATTCACGGATTAAATCACTTAAACAATTACATCCTGATTATACTTTTACATTCAATCCATCCAATAAACCGATAATCTTAGATATTAATCGTTATCAATTAGAGCAAGTATTATTAATTTTCTTAGATAATGCTATTAAATATGATATACGTGATAAAAAAATTGATATTTCCACTACTTTGAAAAATCGTCAAGCAACCATAGAAATTACAGACCATGGTTCTGGAATACCTAAAGATGAATTAGATTTTATTTTCGATCGATTTTATCGTGTTGATAAATCACGTTCAAGAAAACAAGGTGGAAATGGGTTAGGGTTATCAATTGCTAGCAAAATAGTTAGTTTATATAATGGCTCAATCCAAGTCAAAAGTGAAGTGAATTCTTACACAACTTTTAGTATTACTTTCAACATCTAG